The Patescibacteria group bacterium genome contains a region encoding:
- a CDS encoding 4Fe-4S dicluster domain-containing protein — protein sequence MAKIIRRSQVPKLLDWLEKKYLVIAPIKKEAQFVFELINPHYGRPSQIPKIALDYPTTMLPPNKIALMPPKELMLDFTKPKNRATIDQLPTQVLFGVHDYDIQAINILDKVMSKPTEDFYYLSRRQRTIIIGIENQRTPLHFDHYFPFELKGGFDLFLSQMKGFFIVTVGSKIGEKLVELPFFEDSSWKIKRVKDFEPDFVFSPKTAKIIEENKDSQVWDKLAKICLGCGVCSYVCPLCYCFETSDEIGLDNRQKCRYRRWDACFLADFWTIANKNCTKPKLRDRIYNWYHHKFVRMPEEYDHPGCVGCGRCLAQCPAKINFREVLEELIKNSRKPAS from the coding sequence TTGGCTAAGATTATTCGGCGTTCTCAGGTGCCAAAATTATTAGATTGGCTCGAAAAAAAATATTTAGTAATTGCCCCTATTAAAAAAGAGGCTCAATTTGTGTTTGAATTGATAAATCCTCACTATGGTCGACCTTCGCAAATCCCCAAAATCGCCTTAGATTACCCCACCACGATGTTGCCACCAAATAAAATCGCCCTAATGCCACCCAAAGAGTTAATGCTAGATTTCACAAAACCCAAAAATCGCGCCACCATCGACCAATTACCTACTCAAGTGTTGTTTGGCGTTCATGATTATGATATTCAGGCAATCAATATTTTAGATAAAGTCATGTCTAAACCTACTGAAGATTTTTATTATCTTTCCCGCCGCCAAAGAACGATTATTATCGGCATCGAAAATCAACGCACTCCGCTTCATTTCGACCACTATTTCCCTTTTGAATTAAAAGGTGGTTTTGATTTATTTTTAAGTCAAATGAAAGGTTTTTTTATCGTTACTGTCGGTTCAAAAATTGGCGAGAAATTAGTTGAATTGCCCTTTTTTGAAGATTCGAGTTGGAAAATTAAACGAGTCAAAGATTTCGAACCAGATTTTGTCTTTTCTCCCAAAACCGCCAAAATCATCGAAGAAAATAAAGACAGCCAAGTCTGGGACAAACTTGCCAAAATCTGCCTTGGCTGCGGAGTTTGTTCATATGTCTGCCCATTATGCTATTGTTTTGAAACTTCAGACGAGATCGGCCTTGATAACCGCCAAAAATGCCGATATCGTCGTTGGGATGCTTGTTTTTTAGCGGATTTTTGGACAATTGCCAACAAGAATTGCACCAAACCGAAATTGCGCGATCGGATTTATAATTGGTATCATCATAAATTTGTGAGAATGCCCGAAGAATATGACCATCCAGGTTGTGTTGGTTGTGGCAGATGCCTTGCCCAATGCCCAGCCAAAATTAATTTTCGAGAAGTCTTAGAAGAATTAATTAAAAATAGCAGAAAACCTGCGAGTTAA
- a CDS encoding phosphoglycerate kinase, with translation MKTLQQVDVKNKKILMRVDFNVPIENGKVKEEFRLKADTPTIDYLINEGASQIILISHLGRPEGKVVPKYSLMPVAESFQKIIGAKGGIKKTEIDSFPAFEISPKITLLENIRFYPEEEASDPVFVKKLAQLGDIFVFDAFGAAHRESASCTGLAKIMPSFAGFLLLLELEKLNHLLVDPPKPFVLILGGAKIADKLPVMKNLFGKVDTFMVGGAIANTFLASKEISVGKSLIEPELKSEAAIISNMILDDPKKDIFIPQDVVVSKDTSKAKELRDIARNEVKNDDYIVDLGMKTIEMIQPKIAEAGTIFWNGSLGICEVPEFAKGTKLVAEMAIKSKAEKILAGGDTILAVNSAGFLNKFDFVSTGGGAALEFLAGKRLPAVEMLE, from the coding sequence ATGAAAACATTACAACAAGTCGATGTTAAGAATAAAAAAATATTAATGCGTGTTGATTTTAATGTGCCAATTGAAAATGGAAAAGTCAAAGAAGAATTTCGCTTAAAAGCGGACACGCCAACGATTGATTATTTAATTAACGAGGGAGCTTCACAAATTATTTTAATTTCACATTTAGGTCGACCAGAAGGCAAAGTTGTCCCAAAATATTCGCTCATGCCAGTGGCTGAGAGTTTTCAAAAAATTATTGGCGCTAAAGGTGGAATTAAAAAAACCGAAATTGATAGTTTCCCTGCTTTTGAAATATCTCCTAAAATCACCTTATTGGAAAATATCAGATTTTATCCAGAAGAAGAAGCGAGTGACCCGGTTTTTGTCAAAAAATTAGCCCAATTAGGTGATATTTTTGTTTTTGATGCTTTTGGGGCGGCACATCGAGAATCAGCATCGTGTACGGGATTGGCGAAAATTATGCCGTCATTTGCGGGATTTCTGTTGTTGTTGGAATTAGAAAAATTAAATCATTTATTGGTTGATCCTCCCAAACCCTTTGTTTTGATTTTAGGTGGAGCAAAAATTGCGGATAAGTTGCCGGTGATGAAAAATTTATTTGGCAAAGTTGACACTTTTATGGTGGGCGGCGCGATCGCAAATACTTTTTTGGCGTCTAAAGAAATTTCAGTCGGAAAATCATTAATTGAACCTGAATTAAAATCTGAGGCGGCGATAATTTCCAATATGATTTTGGACGATCCCAAAAAAGATATTTTTATCCCACAAGATGTGGTGGTTTCCAAAGACACAAGCAAGGCGAAAGAATTGCGCGATATTGCCAGAAATGAAGTTAAAAATGATGATTATATAGTTGATCTGGGGATGAAAACTATTGAAATGATTCAGCCGAAAATAGCCGAAGCTGGGACCATTTTTTGGAACGGAAGTTTGGGAATTTGCGAGGTCCCGGAATTTGCTAAGGGCACCAAATTAGTGGCAGAGATGGCGATAAAAAGTAAAGCTGAAAAAATATTAGCTGGCGGAGACACAATTTTGGCTGTAAATTCCGCTGGGTTTTTAAATAAATTTGATTTTGTTTCAACAGGTGGTGGTGCGGCTTTAGAATTTTTAGCTGGCAAAAGACTGCCTGCAGTTGAAATGTTAGAATAG
- the tig gene encoding trigger factor: MEIKSEKLPNSQVKLQITLSTKEFAPFSEQAFLRLSDSTDLKGFRPGKAPQNLIRAKIGEDKIFQEALEICLPKTYFEAVKKEKLTPVSDPEIKIDKYDEGKPLAYTAIVDIISEFKLPDYKKIKITKKTVKVGEKELQKSLEDLQKSYAEYEHKKDSAQKGDKIEINFDGYLKSVKVEQLASKNHPLILGQGGFIPGFEDKLVGAKKGETREFELKMPTKLRDQILAGKTINFKVTINEVWDVVLPQIDEKFAQKVAKKPLVEMKKELLASLKKRTELEVDRAAQQEVVTKIAEKTEIEIPRSLVEKEQLHEMHHLREDIESKGLNFADYLSSIGKKESELVSELEKQAQQRIKISLILAKIRDIEKIKVSQKDVDREWEILSRSGYKTEDEEPAKAQIERHLETANVLNFLVDLASK, encoded by the coding sequence ATGGAAATAAAATCAGAAAAATTACCCAACAGCCAAGTTAAACTGCAAATTACTTTATCGACTAAAGAATTTGCGCCTTTTTCCGAACAAGCATTTTTGAGATTATCAGATTCGACCGACTTGAAGGGGTTTCGTCCCGGGAAAGCGCCTCAAAATTTAATTCGCGCTAAAATTGGTGAAGATAAAATTTTTCAAGAAGCTTTGGAAATTTGTTTACCAAAAACATATTTTGAAGCGGTGAAAAAAGAAAAATTAACGCCAGTTTCTGATCCGGAAATCAAAATTGACAAATATGATGAAGGTAAACCCTTAGCATACACCGCGATTGTGGATATTATTTCGGAATTTAAATTGCCAGATTATAAAAAGATTAAAATTACTAAAAAAACCGTGAAGGTTGGCGAAAAAGAACTTCAAAAATCACTTGAAGATTTGCAAAAATCATATGCCGAATACGAACATAAAAAGGATTCAGCCCAAAAAGGTGACAAAATTGAAATTAATTTTGACGGATATTTAAAAAGCGTCAAAGTTGAACAATTAGCCAGTAAAAACCATCCCTTGATTTTGGGGCAAGGTGGCTTTATCCCGGGTTTTGAAGATAAATTAGTCGGTGCGAAAAAGGGGGAGACTCGTGAATTTGAACTGAAAATGCCGACTAAATTACGGGACCAAATATTGGCGGGAAAAACTATAAATTTTAAAGTGACGATAAATGAAGTTTGGGATGTAGTTTTACCACAAATTGATGAAAAATTTGCCCAAAAAGTTGCCAAAAAACCATTGGTGGAAATGAAAAAGGAATTATTGGCATCGCTTAAAAAACGCACCGAGCTCGAGGTAGATCGGGCTGCACAACAAGAAGTGGTGACTAAAATTGCCGAAAAAACCGAAATTGAAATTCCGCGAAGTTTGGTGGAAAAAGAACAGCTTCACGAAATGCATCATTTGCGAGAAGATATTGAATCTAAAGGTTTAAACTTTGCTGATTATTTATCAAGCATTGGCAAAAAGGAATCTGAATTAGTGAGCGAATTAGAAAAGCAAGCACAGCAAAGAATCAAAATTAGTCTAATTTTGGCGAAAATTCGAGATATTGAAAAAATTAAAGTGAGCCAAAAAGATGTTGATCGCGAATGGGAAATTCTGTCGCGATCCGGATATAAAACTGAAGACGAAGAACCAGCCAAAGCGCAAATTGAAAGACATTTGGAAACTGCCAATGTTTTGAATTTTTTGGTTGATTTAGCTTCAAAATAA
- the clpP gene encoding ATP-dependent Clp endopeptidase proteolytic subunit ClpP translates to MDKKRITNQLVPMVIEKSAYGERAFDIFSRLLKDRVIFLGGPIDDNVGNLIIAQLLFLEAEDPKKDIQLYINSPGGVATAGLAIYDTMQYIKPDVSTICIGQAASAASILLAAGAKGKRFALPSSRIMMHQVMGGTEGPAKDIEIRTREILRVKEAVNKILEKHTGQPFAKIEKDTDRDFFLDAKEAKDYGVIDKIF, encoded by the coding sequence ATGGATAAAAAAAGAATTACAAATCAGCTCGTGCCGATGGTGATTGAAAAATCAGCCTATGGCGAAAGAGCTTTTGATATTTTTTCCAGGCTTTTGAAAGACCGCGTCATTTTTTTGGGCGGTCCAATTGATGATAATGTCGGTAATTTGATTATTGCCCAATTGTTATTTTTGGAAGCCGAAGATCCCAAAAAAGACATTCAGTTGTATATTAATTCGCCAGGCGGGGTGGCAACCGCAGGTTTGGCAATCTATGATACGATGCAGTATATCAAACCTGACGTTTCCACAATTTGTATTGGTCAAGCCGCCTCGGCAGCTTCAATTTTGTTGGCGGCGGGTGCCAAAGGAAAAAGATTTGCTTTACCATCATCTCGGATTATGATGCATCAAGTGATGGGTGGCACCGAAGGACCAGCCAAGGATATTGAAATTCGCACTCGGGAAATTTTGCGTGTCAAAGAAGCGGTAAACAAAATTTTGGAAAAGCATACCGGGCAACCTTTTGCGAAAATTGAAAAAGATACTGATCGCGATTTCTTCTTGGATGCCAAAGAAGCCAAAGATTATGGCGTGATTGACAAGATTTTCTAA